A region from the Phycisphaerales bacterium genome encodes:
- the ispH gene encoding 4-hydroxy-3-methylbut-2-enyl diphosphate reductase, with protein sequence MHLILSNPRGFCAGVRMAIDVVDQVVGLFPGETVYVYHEIVHNRHVVGRFERQGVVFVDDLDEAPEGSIVVFSAHGVSPAVREHARRRRLNAIDATCPLVTKVHSEAIRYARQGYQILLVGHRNHQEVVGTSGEAPEATLVVESPEDILRLPIKDPAKLVYLTQTTLSTDDAAVIIEALKEAFPKIKEPPSSDICYATTNRQHAVREIAPECDVVLVVGSKNSSNSIRLTEIARNVGTRAYLLDDASEIDWSWFPTGQERVLVTAGASAPEDLVAELCRALLERFKEAGGTIEQRDISAENVEFAVPGALRRIMMDRGIDPETRRVRVTTPRLTAEYGTELTVSARRSSTL encoded by the coding sequence ATGCACCTGATCCTTTCCAATCCTCGTGGGTTCTGTGCCGGCGTCCGGATGGCGATCGATGTCGTCGATCAGGTCGTCGGGCTGTTCCCCGGCGAGACGGTGTATGTCTATCACGAGATCGTGCACAACCGGCACGTCGTCGGGCGGTTCGAGCGACAGGGCGTGGTCTTTGTGGATGACCTTGATGAGGCTCCTGAGGGGTCGATCGTGGTGTTCTCGGCCCATGGCGTCTCGCCCGCGGTGCGAGAGCACGCGAGACGGCGGAGGCTGAACGCGATCGATGCGACGTGCCCGCTGGTGACCAAGGTCCACTCCGAGGCGATCCGGTATGCGCGGCAGGGGTACCAGATTCTGCTCGTCGGCCACCGCAATCACCAGGAGGTCGTGGGCACGTCGGGCGAGGCGCCGGAGGCCACGCTCGTCGTCGAATCGCCCGAGGACATCCTGCGGCTTCCTATCAAGGACCCGGCGAAACTGGTGTATCTGACACAGACTACGCTGAGCACGGACGACGCCGCTGTCATCATCGAGGCGCTCAAGGAGGCGTTCCCGAAGATCAAGGAGCCGCCGAGCAGCGACATCTGTTATGCGACGACGAATCGGCAGCACGCGGTGCGCGAGATCGCGCCGGAGTGTGACGTGGTGCTTGTCGTGGGCTCCAAGAACTCGTCGAACTCGATCCGGCTGACAGAGATCGCGAGGAACGTCGGCACCCGGGCGTATCTGCTGGATGACGCGTCGGAGATCGATTGGAGTTGGTTCCCGACGGGGCAGGAGCGTGTGCTGGTGACGGCCGGGGCGTCGGCGCCGGAGGATCTGGTGGCGGAGTTGTGCCGGGCTCTTTTGGAGCGGTTCAAGGAGGCGGGCGGGACGATCGAGCAGCGGGACATCTCGGCGGAGAACGTGGAGTTTGCCGTTCCCGGGGCGCTGCGGCGGATCATGATGGATCGCGGGATCGACCCGGAGACGAGGCGGGTTCGGGTGACGACGCCGAGGCTGACGGCGGAGTATGGGACGGAACTCACGGTCTCGGCGCGGCGGTCGTCTACCCTCTAG
- a CDS encoding 6,7-dimethyl-8-ribityllumazine synthase translates to MAKRSPPSPPRLRVAIITSRYNPSVTEALREGAVEEFVERGGHVRDLVHIDAPGAYELPVLALAAAMSDRVHAVVALGCIVRGETRHDRYIADAVAQGLMSVSLRTGLPVGLGVLTTENAKQARDRAGGKHGNKGREAMAATLDAIQGVAALLGGSDRFEIATRHDKVAKAEAKPSTPRKSKPSVTHGTRSR, encoded by the coding sequence ATGGCCAAACGCTCTCCACCATCGCCGCCGCGACTCCGCGTCGCAATCATCACCAGCCGCTACAACCCCAGCGTGACGGAGGCTCTGCGCGAGGGCGCCGTCGAAGAGTTCGTCGAGCGGGGCGGGCACGTCCGTGACCTCGTGCACATCGACGCACCCGGGGCCTACGAACTCCCCGTGCTCGCGCTCGCCGCCGCGATGTCCGATCGGGTCCACGCCGTCGTGGCGCTCGGTTGCATCGTCCGTGGCGAGACACGCCACGATCGCTACATCGCCGACGCCGTCGCCCAGGGCCTGATGAGCGTCTCGCTTCGCACGGGACTCCCCGTCGGCCTCGGTGTCCTCACCACCGAGAACGCCAAGCAGGCCCGCGATCGCGCCGGCGGCAAGCACGGCAACAAGGGACGCGAGGCCATGGCCGCTACGCTCGATGCGATCCAGGGCGTCGCGGCTCTCCTCGGCGGCTCCGACCGCTTCGAGATCGCCACGCGTCACGACAAAGTCGCGAAGGCGGAGGCCAAACCGAGCACTCCACGAAAATCCAAACCGTCCGTGACACACGGCACAAGGAGCAGGTAG
- a CDS encoding prepilin-type N-terminal cleavage/methylation domain-containing protein yields the protein MKTHSTIRRTPRHQGHVRTRLARVAAFTLIELLVVIAIIALLISILLPSLAKAREAAQSLVCASQVRQLALAQLTYANGNKEFIAGYYASGAQHVANNGASLIGTTTETMPTSTYDWISPTFGDSMNYSTRRSERTWDIFNRFACPSAKNVNQQLFGASGDIADFNSIASSKGYRQVSYLSPTGFHLPGSSARTYRSPTGTTVNLLGQFANPCTVPNGFVPRLDKIGNQLSSKVLVMDGTRFLAFSGGFVLDFDVAPNPGFFGSFTDGPGYNQSTAYGRRRFANGRTDHVKLSLRHSNLSMNAAFFDGHVKLLKTDEVYSRIDYWYPSGSIFNGVDADDAARAANPLNKPIN from the coding sequence ATGAAGACGCACTCCACCATCCGACGCACGCCACGCCACCAAGGCCACGTCCGCACGCGACTCGCTCGTGTCGCCGCCTTCACCCTCATCGAACTCCTCGTGGTCATCGCGATCATCGCGCTGCTCATCAGCATCCTGCTTCCATCTCTCGCTAAGGCACGAGAGGCCGCCCAGTCGCTCGTGTGTGCAAGTCAGGTTCGTCAACTCGCGCTGGCACAACTGACCTATGCCAATGGGAACAAAGAGTTCATTGCGGGCTACTACGCATCAGGAGCACAGCATGTGGCCAACAATGGGGCCTCGCTCATCGGTACCACAACGGAAACTATGCCCACCAGCACCTACGACTGGATCAGCCCGACGTTCGGTGATTCCATGAACTATTCCACGCGGCGTTCCGAGCGAACCTGGGACATCTTCAACCGGTTCGCCTGCCCGTCAGCGAAAAATGTCAATCAGCAACTCTTTGGTGCTTCGGGTGACATCGCCGATTTTAACTCCATTGCCTCATCAAAGGGGTACCGACAGGTCAGCTACCTCTCGCCCACTGGATTCCATTTGCCCGGTTCATCTGCGAGAACATATCGCTCGCCTACGGGAACGACCGTCAATCTTCTCGGGCAGTTTGCAAACCCTTGCACGGTGCCGAACGGATTTGTTCCACGCCTTGACAAGATCGGCAACCAACTGAGTTCCAAGGTGCTGGTCATGGATGGCACTCGATTTCTCGCTTTCAGCGGTGGCTTCGTGCTCGATTTCGATGTGGCACCCAATCCGGGATTCTTCGGCTCCTTCACCGATGGCCCAGGCTACAACCAGTCCACCGCCTATGGCCGGCGTCGATTCGCCAACGGTCGTACCGACCACGTCAAACTCTCCCTCCGCCACAGCAACCTCTCCATGAACGCCGCTTTCTTCGATGGGCACGTCAAACTCCTCAAGACCGACGAGGTCTACAGCCGCATCGATTACTGGTACCCCTCCGGCAGCATCTTCAACGGCGTCGATGCCGATGACGCCGCCAGGGCTGCCAACCCGCTCAACAAGCCGATCAACTGA
- the nusB gene encoding transcription antitermination factor NusB has product MATPHEIRRLAFQCLYQLDARGGDAEAVRASLGGVEGLSPRECDRAMETAVKAWDAKAAADEEFTALAPAWPVHRQAAVDRAILRLAHHELSSKAVEPAIAVNEAVELAKEFSTEKAPGFINALLDRVMRRLAGESVTPITDLPVPTTSHA; this is encoded by the coding sequence TTGGCGACACCGCACGAAATCCGGCGATTGGCCTTCCAGTGCCTCTACCAACTCGACGCGCGGGGTGGCGATGCCGAGGCTGTGCGTGCCTCGCTCGGTGGCGTCGAAGGCCTCTCGCCCCGCGAGTGCGACCGCGCCATGGAGACCGCCGTCAAGGCCTGGGACGCCAAAGCCGCCGCCGACGAGGAGTTCACCGCGCTCGCACCCGCGTGGCCCGTCCATCGTCAGGCCGCGGTCGATCGTGCGATCCTTCGCCTCGCTCATCACGAGTTGTCCAGCAAGGCCGTCGAGCCCGCCATCGCCGTCAATGAGGCCGTCGAACTCGCCAAAGAGTTCAGCACCGAGAAAGCCCCCGGTTTCATCAACGCCCTCCTCGATCGCGTGATGCGCCGCCTCGCCGGCGAGAGCGTCACGCCGATCACAGACCTCCCCGTTCCCACCACGTCACACGCCTGA
- the secA gene encoding preprotein translocase subunit SecA, which translates to MAERDIPILGPILHRIIGTRNDRFVKKYTQRVNAITALESQTSELTDAQIRGKLAEFRERFDKGANAEDLMVEAFAVAREAMDRAVGIRQIFNSQKGFDPSRLPSPARELYAETKAQMDAREPAMPTGEFLGCAAPVPGWMQVDVPNEIYAAVRELYPESRPPFRARPFDVQLIGGMVLTQGKIAEMKTGEGKTIVGPLACYLACIERLRIHVVTVNDYLVQRDRDWTFPYFHALGLTVGAIHPQHMQDEAEKRRMYHCDVVYGTTAEFGFDYLRDNMKRREEEQVQRRRQFAIVDEVDSILIDEARTPLIISGPAHEDQPRYELADRLARHLVEKNRPFSQADDLVERCKLKIKGYEGDIRQAREKDKIPAIQEQLKAAKAELPALEEARTRHIQYFETKMERKQVHLTHDGVAEAQRAAQIGSFYVDQNIDMPHLLEQSLRAHAVYERDKDYVIMTVPDPMTGRPQPSVVIVDVNTGRPMIGRQWSDGLHQAVECKERVPIKQETQTVATITIQNFFKMYKRLAGMTGTADTEAQEFHDIYKLDVVSIPTNKEVVRRDFDDLVFMTGKDKWSFIVEEIKAFHDVGRPVLVGTTSVEKSEKLSSMLMSKHAIQHEVLNAKQHEREAHIVENAGYLGAVMIATNMAGRGTDIKLGAISRETLLEHWLKRGIIPRTITVDSTDEQLREAAYRRLAPKVLDIQKKEAEEADFADLELRLLRRWAMNHTWLTDREIERMPAEALRESLDTHGRFLLHRIRWFESIEDMGGLHVVGTERHESRRIDNQLRGRSGRQGDKGSSRFFVSFEDDLMKLFAGERVQAILARLGMKEGDAIEHPMVSKNVERAQRKVEQMNFERRKMILEYDEVMEHQRQTFYGLRQRVLEGRDVRGLLFDFIKKTTADAVDEYLDRDFPRQSIAEHAKSVLECSIPPEKFRNKEPDEIEKTIVAEAKYDARQSIDVTLGEYMPMAGSEVAVDFDSQGLVNWAKSRFGVEIHPQELREGGMEERKRVRETLVNAAYQKIETADLSGIRKYLEPNYGASQLAEWADRKFMIKITPDEILAAQKASIENPEKSPVDVILQKAEELYNKREIEYPVDFAMEITAMQMRQNPQEGAQHLVSWANQRYNLGWTMDVFKTHMPAQVRQELKDASERFVAEGRLEKDITVAQALKTDAELEAFLKDKYGVGMPETMRYLQDEERDNAIRSRIESILRAELLLFERTILLDTLDGSWKDHLYAMDQLRDSIGLRAFSQQDPRIEYKREGSHMFVSMLDTVRDRVTDYIFRARLTAGNAGPGAPAPGAPRPPAAPMPAQSPRPAPVGGTGFGSGFITGPGLA; encoded by the coding sequence ATGGCCGAACGCGATATTCCGATCCTGGGCCCAATCCTGCACCGCATCATCGGCACCCGCAACGATCGATTCGTCAAGAAGTACACCCAGCGCGTCAACGCGATCACCGCTCTCGAATCGCAGACGAGCGAACTCACCGACGCCCAGATCCGAGGCAAACTCGCCGAGTTCCGCGAGCGCTTCGACAAGGGCGCCAACGCCGAGGACCTCATGGTCGAGGCCTTCGCCGTCGCCCGCGAGGCAATGGATCGCGCCGTCGGCATCCGCCAGATCTTCAACTCCCAGAAGGGCTTCGATCCTTCGCGTCTCCCCTCGCCAGCGCGAGAGTTGTATGCAGAAACCAAAGCCCAGATGGACGCGCGCGAGCCGGCCATGCCCACAGGCGAGTTCCTCGGCTGTGCCGCCCCGGTCCCGGGTTGGATGCAGGTCGATGTTCCCAACGAGATCTACGCGGCGGTGCGTGAGTTGTACCCCGAGAGCCGCCCGCCCTTCCGTGCTCGCCCCTTCGACGTCCAGTTGATCGGTGGCATGGTCCTCACGCAGGGCAAGATCGCCGAGATGAAGACCGGCGAAGGCAAGACCATCGTCGGCCCGCTCGCGTGTTATCTCGCCTGCATCGAGCGACTCCGCATCCACGTCGTCACCGTCAACGACTATCTCGTCCAGCGCGATCGCGATTGGACTTTCCCCTACTTCCATGCGCTCGGCCTCACCGTCGGCGCGATCCATCCCCAGCACATGCAGGACGAGGCCGAGAAACGCCGCATGTACCACTGCGACGTGGTCTATGGCACGACGGCCGAGTTCGGCTTCGACTATCTCCGCGACAACATGAAGCGTCGCGAGGAGGAGCAGGTCCAGCGACGCCGCCAGTTTGCGATCGTGGACGAAGTGGACTCGATCCTGATCGACGAGGCCCGCACGCCGCTCATCATCTCCGGGCCGGCCCACGAGGACCAGCCCCGCTACGAACTCGCCGACCGCCTCGCACGCCACCTCGTCGAGAAGAACCGCCCCTTCTCCCAGGCCGACGACCTCGTGGAGCGCTGCAAACTCAAGATCAAGGGATACGAGGGCGACATCCGCCAGGCCCGTGAGAAGGACAAGATCCCCGCGATCCAGGAGCAGTTGAAAGCCGCCAAGGCCGAACTCCCCGCCCTCGAAGAGGCCCGCACCAGGCACATCCAGTATTTCGAGACGAAGATGGAGCGCAAGCAGGTCCACCTGACGCACGACGGCGTCGCCGAGGCCCAGCGCGCCGCCCAGATCGGCTCGTTCTACGTCGATCAGAACATCGACATGCCCCACCTGCTCGAGCAGTCGCTGCGCGCCCACGCGGTCTACGAGCGTGACAAGGACTATGTCATCATGACGGTCCCCGACCCGATGACGGGCCGCCCCCAGCCGTCGGTCGTGATCGTGGACGTGAACACGGGCCGCCCGATGATCGGTCGCCAATGGTCCGACGGGCTGCACCAGGCAGTCGAGTGCAAGGAGCGCGTCCCGATCAAGCAGGAGACGCAGACCGTCGCGACGATCACGATCCAGAACTTCTTCAAGATGTATAAGCGCCTCGCGGGCATGACCGGCACCGCCGACACCGAGGCCCAGGAGTTCCACGACATCTACAAACTCGACGTCGTCTCGATCCCGACCAACAAGGAGGTCGTCCGCCGCGACTTCGACGACCTCGTCTTCATGACCGGCAAGGACAAGTGGTCCTTCATCGTTGAGGAGATCAAGGCCTTCCACGACGTCGGTCGCCCCGTCCTCGTCGGCACGACCAGCGTCGAGAAGAGCGAGAAACTCAGCTCGATGCTCATGAGCAAGCACGCCATCCAGCACGAGGTGCTCAACGCGAAGCAGCACGAGCGCGAGGCCCACATCGTCGAGAACGCCGGCTACCTCGGCGCGGTCATGATCGCCACCAACATGGCCGGGCGAGGCACCGACATCAAACTCGGCGCCATCTCCCGAGAGACGCTCCTCGAGCACTGGCTCAAGCGTGGCATCATCCCACGGACCATCACCGTCGACTCCACCGACGAGCAACTCCGCGAGGCGGCCTATCGCCGGCTCGCCCCCAAGGTCCTCGACATCCAGAAGAAGGAAGCCGAGGAAGCCGACTTCGCCGACCTCGAACTGCGGCTCCTCCGCCGCTGGGCGATGAACCACACGTGGCTCACCGATCGCGAGATCGAGCGCATGCCCGCCGAAGCCCTGCGCGAGTCCCTCGACACCCACGGTCGATTCCTACTCCACCGCATCCGCTGGTTCGAGTCCATCGAGGACATGGGCGGCCTGCACGTCGTCGGCACCGAACGCCACGAGTCCCGCCGCATCGACAACCAGTTGCGAGGGCGCTCGGGCCGCCAGGGTGACAAGGGCTCGTCACGCTTCTTCGTCTCCTTCGAGGACGACCTCATGAAGTTGTTCGCAGGCGAGCGCGTCCAGGCAATCCTCGCGCGCCTGGGCATGAAAGAGGGCGACGCCATCGAGCACCCGATGGTCAGCAAGAACGTCGAGCGCGCCCAGCGCAAGGTCGAGCAGATGAACTTCGAGCGACGCAAGATGATCCTCGAGTACGACGAGGTCATGGAGCACCAGCGTCAGACGTTCTATGGCCTGCGCCAGCGAGTCCTCGAGGGTCGCGACGTGCGTGGCCTGCTCTTCGACTTCATCAAGAAGACCACAGCCGATGCGGTAGACGAGTATCTCGACCGCGACTTCCCGCGTCAGAGCATCGCCGAGCACGCAAAGAGCGTTCTCGAGTGCAGCATCCCGCCCGAGAAGTTCCGCAACAAGGAGCCCGACGAGATCGAGAAGACGATCGTCGCCGAGGCTAAGTACGACGCGCGCCAGTCCATCGATGTGACGCTGGGCGAGTACATGCCCATGGCCGGGTCCGAGGTCGCCGTCGATTTCGACTCCCAGGGCCTCGTCAACTGGGCTAAGTCACGCTTCGGTGTCGAGATCCACCCCCAGGAACTCCGCGAAGGCGGCATGGAGGAACGCAAGCGCGTCCGCGAGACTCTCGTCAACGCCGCATACCAGAAGATTGAGACCGCCGATCTCTCGGGCATCCGCAAGTACCTCGAGCCGAACTATGGCGCGAGCCAGCTCGCCGAGTGGGCCGATCGCAAGTTTATGATTAAGATCACGCCCGACGAGATCCTTGCGGCTCAGAAGGCGAGCATCGAGAACCCGGAGAAGTCCCCCGTCGACGTCATCCTCCAGAAGGCCGAGGAACTCTACAACAAGCGTGAGATCGAGTATCCCGTGGACTTCGCGATGGAGATCACGGCGATGCAGATGCGCCAGAACCCGCAGGAGGGCGCACAACACCTCGTCTCCTGGGCCAATCAACGCTACAACCTCGGCTGGACCATGGACGTCTTCAAGACCCACATGCCCGCCCAAGTCCGCCAGGAACTCAAGGACGCCAGCGAACGATTCGTCGCCGAAGGACGCCTGGAAAAGGACATCACCGTCGCTCAGGCCCTCAAGACCGATGCCGAACTCGAGGCCTTCCTCAAGGACAAATACGGCGTGGGTATGCCCGAAACCATGCGGTATCTCCAGGACGAGGAGCGCGACAACGCCATCCGCTCACGAATCGAGTCGATCCTTCGCGCCGAACTCCTTCTCTTCGAGCGCACCATCCTCCTCGACACGCTCGACGGCTCGTGGAAGGACCACCTCTACGCGATGGACCAGTTGCGTGACTCCATCGGCCTGCGAGCCTTCAGCCAGCAGGACCCGCGCATCGAGTACAAGCGAGAAGGCTCGCACATGTTCGTCAGCATGCTCGACACTGTGCGCGATCGGGTGACCGATTACATCTTCCGCGCCCGACTCACCGCCGGGAACGCGGGTCCCGGCGCTCCAGCGCCCGGTGCTCCTCGCCCTCCGGCGGCACCCATGCCAGCCCAGTCGCCGCGCCCCGCGCCCGTCGGTGGGACTGGTTTCGGCTCGGGGTTCATCACCGGCCCGGGGCTCGCATAA
- the ftsY gene encoding signal recognition particle-docking protein FtsY: protein MGFFSSLASKVRQGLAKTREVMVEGAHGVRNLLLGRKLDESLITELEQTLLKADVGVKTTSRLIDGIRADFRAGTISKGDEVLDYLRRELKAMWPKQDREIRFAPSGPTVILMIGVNGVGKTTSIAKLCKAMRDQDKSVLLAACDTFRAGAVRQLEIWAERLGVEVVKGQQGGDPAAVAFDACSAALSRNVDVLIVDTAGRLQTQDPLMRQLSKIRSVIARQIPGAPHETLLVLDATAGQNALRQAEEFDKAVRAANADSPNTKPLGISGIFLSKLDGTAKGGIVIAIKDVTSIPVKFVGLGETPADVQAFDPGVFIDALLASEAEVS from the coding sequence ATGGGCTTCTTCTCCTCACTCGCCTCCAAGGTCCGCCAGGGACTCGCCAAGACCCGCGAGGTCATGGTCGAGGGCGCGCACGGCGTCCGCAATCTCCTCCTCGGGCGAAAACTCGATGAGTCGCTCATCACCGAACTCGAGCAGACACTGCTCAAGGCCGACGTCGGCGTCAAGACCACCTCACGACTCATCGACGGCATCCGCGCCGACTTCCGCGCCGGCACGATCTCCAAAGGCGACGAGGTCCTCGACTACCTCCGCCGCGAACTCAAGGCCATGTGGCCAAAGCAAGATCGCGAGATCCGCTTCGCGCCCTCGGGCCCGACCGTCATCCTCATGATCGGCGTCAACGGCGTCGGCAAGACCACCAGCATCGCCAAACTCTGCAAGGCGATGCGAGACCAGGACAAGTCCGTCCTCCTCGCCGCTTGCGACACCTTTCGCGCGGGTGCCGTCCGCCAACTCGAGATCTGGGCCGAACGCTTGGGCGTCGAAGTGGTGAAGGGGCAGCAGGGTGGCGACCCCGCGGCCGTCGCCTTCGACGCGTGCTCTGCCGCCCTATCTCGAAACGTCGATGTGCTGATCGTCGATACCGCCGGGCGCCTTCAGACACAGGACCCACTGATGCGGCAGTTATCGAAAATCCGAAGCGTCATCGCCAGGCAGATCCCCGGTGCGCCGCACGAAACGCTCCTCGTCCTCGACGCGACCGCCGGCCAGAACGCCCTCCGACAGGCCGAAGAGTTCGACAAGGCCGTCCGAGCCGCGAACGCCGACTCTCCGAACACCAAGCCCCTCGGAATATCCGGCATCTTCCTGAGCAAACTCGACGGCACCGCGAAGGGCGGCATCGTGATCGCCATCAAGGACGTGACCAGCATCCCCGTGAAGTTCGTCGGCCTCGGCGAAACCCCCGCCGATGTTCAGGCCTTCGATCCCGGCGTCTTTATCGACGCGCTCCTCGCGTCCGAGGCCGAGGTTTCCTGA
- a CDS encoding TIGR02206 family membrane protein, with protein sequence MHADSLTLGSWLDTEFKSFTAMHAACLVVCFAVILPICFLGRRHMDSSGEPAWRTRVAWFMIAYWIGSNAYYVTYTPMDKALPLHLCDIAGIFAPIALLTGLRWPRAILYFWGLGLSSMGYITPVITDTPQSIEFWLFWFNHTIIIGTGCYELIARRFVPTWRDFRFTLLASWVYIVPIFLIDWSMGWNYGYVGDSVPQNPTVVDKLGPWPLRVIFIVGLGLLALTLLFLPWGIVARVRRRQETSASDARSASIKTPGSKA encoded by the coding sequence ATGCACGCCGACTCATTGACGCTTGGGTCGTGGCTCGACACGGAGTTCAAGTCCTTCACGGCGATGCACGCGGCGTGCCTCGTGGTTTGTTTCGCGGTCATCTTGCCGATCTGCTTCCTCGGGCGTCGGCACATGGACTCGTCCGGCGAGCCCGCGTGGCGGACGCGCGTGGCGTGGTTCATGATCGCGTACTGGATCGGGAGCAACGCGTACTACGTGACGTACACGCCGATGGACAAGGCTCTGCCGCTGCACCTGTGCGACATCGCGGGGATCTTTGCGCCGATTGCCCTTCTCACGGGGCTTCGCTGGCCGCGGGCGATCCTGTACTTCTGGGGGCTGGGCCTGAGTTCGATGGGGTATATCACGCCGGTCATTACCGACACGCCTCAGTCGATCGAGTTCTGGCTCTTCTGGTTCAATCACACGATCATCATCGGCACGGGGTGCTATGAGTTGATCGCGCGGCGATTCGTCCCCACGTGGCGTGACTTCCGCTTCACGCTGCTCGCGTCGTGGGTGTACATCGTGCCGATCTTTCTGATCGACTGGTCCATGGGCTGGAACTATGGGTATGTCGGCGACTCGGTGCCCCAGAACCCGACGGTTGTGGACAAACTCGGTCCGTGGCCGCTGCGTGTGATCTTCATCGTCGGGCTTGGGTTGCTGGCGCTGACGCTTCTATTTCTACCCTGGGGGATCGTGGCGCGGGTGCGCCGGCGTCAGGAAACCTCGGCCTCGGACGCGAGGAGCGCGTCGATAAAGACGCCGGGATCGAAGGCCTGA
- the rlmN gene encoding 23S rRNA (adenine(2503)-C(2))-methyltransferase RlmN, translating to MSHIFSHTPESLQEWAKGHGMPAFRAKQILEWVYAKGVIEPTRMTNLSALDRETLSREMRFLSGATLADSIATDGTRKLLVQWDAEGDVGGIATSLPVLNDTTRQTECVMIPSLEIGPNGQPTRRTACISSQVGCPVGCKFCASGLSGLDGNLTAGRIVEQVWRLRSLLGPEPKTGEMQRISNVVFMGMGEPLANFESVTSAVRTIAAPWGLGISARKITISTVGLPKYIDRLAREFDLPVTLALSLHAPSDDIRRQLIPWAEFTTIADLLASCQRWFEKTGREITLEYTLLRHVNDRRAHAELLAGHAKTLRANVNLIRYNEVKGMPFERPTDEDVRVFQETLRSKGVNAHIRASRGRDIAAACGQLRHEHAAQAGDTAGDALSHKAD from the coding sequence ATGAGCCACATCTTCTCGCACACGCCGGAATCGCTGCAGGAATGGGCGAAGGGACACGGCATGCCCGCGTTCCGGGCGAAGCAGATCCTGGAATGGGTCTATGCCAAGGGGGTGATCGAGCCGACGAGGATGACGAATCTGTCGGCCTTGGATCGAGAGACGCTCTCGCGAGAGATGCGGTTTCTTTCGGGGGCGACGCTGGCCGACTCGATCGCGACGGATGGCACGCGGAAGTTGCTGGTGCAGTGGGACGCGGAGGGTGACGTGGGCGGGATAGCGACATCGCTGCCCGTGCTCAACGACACGACGCGGCAGACCGAGTGCGTGATGATCCCGAGCCTGGAGATCGGGCCGAACGGGCAGCCGACGCGGCGTACGGCGTGCATCTCGTCGCAGGTCGGGTGTCCGGTGGGGTGCAAGTTCTGTGCGTCGGGGCTCTCGGGGCTGGATGGAAATCTCACGGCGGGGCGGATCGTGGAGCAGGTGTGGCGGCTGCGATCGCTGCTTGGGCCGGAGCCGAAAACGGGCGAGATGCAACGGATCAGCAACGTCGTGTTCATGGGGATGGGCGAGCCGCTGGCGAACTTTGAGAGCGTGACGAGTGCCGTGCGGACGATCGCGGCGCCGTGGGGGCTGGGGATCTCGGCTCGGAAGATCACGATCTCGACGGTTGGGTTGCCCAAGTACATCGATCGTCTGGCGCGGGAGTTTGATCTGCCGGTGACGCTGGCCCTCTCGCTGCACGCGCCGAGCGACGACATCCGGCGGCAACTGATCCCGTGGGCGGAGTTCACGACGATCGCCGACCTGCTCGCGTCGTGCCAGCGGTGGTTCGAGAAGACGGGGCGCGAGATCACGCTGGAGTACACGCTGCTGCGGCACGTGAACGACCGGCGGGCGCACGCCGAACTGCTCGCGGGGCACGCGAAGACATTGCGGGCGAATGTGAACCTGATCCGGTACAACGAGGTAAAGGGGATGCCGTTTGAGCGGCCGACGGATGAGGATGTGCGGGTGTTCCAGGAGACGCTGCGGTCGAAGGGCGTGAACGCGCACATCCGGGCGAGCCGGGGACGGGATATCGCCGCGGCGTGCGGGCAGTTGCGCCACGAGCACGCGGCTCAGGCGGGTGATACCGCGGGCGACGCTCTTTCCCACAAGGCGGACTGA